The Henckelia pumila isolate YLH828 chromosome 2, ASM3356847v2, whole genome shotgun sequence genome includes a window with the following:
- the LOC140883742 gene encoding lecithin-cholesterol acyltransferase-like 1 gives MKGTTLLLLLLLHMKFILYLSMAIVTSASAAKDSLHPVILIPGSGGNQLEARLTAEYNPSGLFCNRCFPLKKDCDGWFRIWFDPSVLLKPFAKCYNKRMMIYYDPEMDDYHNAPGVETRVSGFGSTQSLLYLDPQIKRATSYMEPLVASLEQAGYASGENLFGAPYDFRYALAAEGHPSKVGSKFLEDLRNLVESSSRSNGGKPVILLSHSLGGLFVLHFLNRNSDSWCQKYVKHFIALSAPWGGTINEMRTFASGNTFGVPLVDPLVVREHQRSSATNLWLMPSPKVFNVTKLRVITPNSSYTVLDIPHFLRDIGFPEGVKPYETRVLPLVENLTSPLVPVTCITGSEVKTPETLIYRDHGFDKRPEIEYGDGDGTVNMVSLLALQSAWNSSNKQILKVIKIPGVTHTSILNDESSLDEIIGEISSINSHISVSVVSRTVS, from the exons ATGAAGGGTactactcttcttcttcttcttcttcttcacatGAAATTCATCTTATATCTATCAATGGCCATCGTCACCTCTGCATCTGCAGCTAAAGATAGCCTTCATCCAGTCATCTTGATTCCCGGCAGCGGCGGCAACCAACTGGAAGCAAGATTGACCGCAGAGTACAACCCCTCTGGCTTGTTTTGCAACAGATGCTTTCCTCTGAAGAAGGACTGCGACGGATGGTTCAGGATTTGGTTCGATCCCAGTGTTCTTTTGAAGCCTTTCGCCAAGTGCTACAACAAAAGAATGATGATATATTATGACCCGGAAATGGATGATTATCATAATGCTCCTGGCGTGGAGACTAGAGTCTCTGGTTTTGGCTCCACTCAGTCCCTTCTTTATCTCGATCCTCAAATCAA GCGCGCTACGTCATACATGGAGCCTCTCGTTGCGTCTTTAGAACAAGCAGGCTATGCGAGTGGGGAAAATCTGTTTGGTGCACCTTACGATTTTCGTTATGCATTAGCTGCAGAAGGGCATCCCTCAAAAGTTGGTTCGAAATTCTTAGAAGACCTTAGAAATCTTGTGGAATCGAGTAGCCGGTCCAATGGAGGGAAGCCGGTGATTCTTTTATCACATAGCTTAGGAGGACTCTTTGTTCTCCACTTTCTTAACCGGAACTCGGATTCTTGGTGCCAAAAGTACGTCAAACACTTCATTGCACTTTCAGCACCGTGGGGTGGCACCATCAACGAAATGCGCACTTTTGCCTCTGGAAATACATTTGGGGTGCCTTTGGTTGATCCACTGGTAGTAAGGGAACATCAGAGAAGTTCTGCTACTAACTTGTGGCTCATGCCCTCTCCTAAGGTGTTTAACGTGACTAAACTGCGCGTGATCACGCCAAACTCTTCCTACACCGTGCTTGATATCCCCCATTTTCTTCGAGACATTGGCTTTCCTGAAGGAGTTAAACCTTATGAAACGCGGGTTCTGCCTCTGGTTGAGAATTTAACCTCCCCCTTGGTGCCGGTCACGTGCATCACCGGCAGCGAGGTGAAGACTCCGGAGACGTTGATTTATAGGGATCATGGCTTTGACAAGCGTCCAGAGATCGAGTATGGAGATGGCGATGGGACGGTTAACATGGTTAGCTTGTTGGCGTTGCAATCGGCGTGGAACAGCTCGAATAAGCAGATCCTTAAGGTGATCAAGATTCCTGGGGTTACTCACACATCTATACTCAATGATGAGTCTTCACTTGATGAGATAATTGGAGAAATTTCTTCCATCAATTCTCATATTTCTGTTTCTGTTGTTTCAAGAACTGTTTCATAG
- the LOC140879711 gene encoding phosphoglycerate mutase-like protein 1, whose protein sequence is MTATNFFIIPQSINNNSHFNNNNYRKGRSFSSAIVNSSFSSSDMDTSPGQGLYPLNRCKTIHLVRHAQGFHNVAGEKDHSAYMSPELFDAQLTPLGWKQVDNLRKHVHTSGLSDKIELVVVSPLLRTIQTAVGVFGGEGYVNGIDVPPLMVENAGNSNRPAISSLKSPPFVAMELCREHMGVHWCDKRRSIRDYKPLFPSIDFSLIESDDDVLWKVDVREANEELAARGLKFFNWLWTRKEKEIAVVTHSGFLIHTLNEFGNDCDITVKSEICRPFTNCELRSVVIVDRRMIGSHSSTTDYPGKIPRGPDAPSDDADEI, encoded by the exons ATGACTGCcaccaatttttttattattcctcAATCCATTAATAATAATAgtcattttaataataataattataggAAGGGACGCAGTTTTTCATCCGCCATTGTAAATTCCTCTTTTAGCAGCTCCG ATATGGATACTTCACCAGGACAAGGCTTGTACCCTTTAAACCGATGCAAAACTATTCATTTG GTGAGACATGCTCAAGGATTCCACAATGTGGCTGGAGAAAAGGACCACAGCGCTTACATGTCTCCAGAGCTCTTTGATGCACAGCTCACGCCTCTTGGCTGGAAACAG GTTGATAATCTGCGAAAGCATGTTCACACATCAGGCCTTTCTGATAAAATCGAATTAGTTGTTGTGTCGCCATTGTTAAG GACTATACAAACGGCTGTTGGAGTTTTTGGAGGGGAAGGCTATGTTAATGGAATTGATGTACCTCCACTGATGGTAGAAAATGCTGGAAACAGTAACCGTCCAGCAATTTCAAGTTTAAAATCGCCTCCATTTGTTGCAATGGAACTTTGTCGTGAACATATG GGAGTTCACTGGTGCGATAAGAGAAGAAGCATAAGAGATTACAAACCACTGTTTCCTTCAATTGATTTTTCACTG ATAGAAAGTGATGATGATGTGCTGTGGAAAGTCGATGTTAGGGAGGCCAATGAAGAACTGGCAGCCAGGGGACTGAAATTTTTTAACTG GTTGTGGACACGGAAAGAGAAAGAGATAGCTGTGGTGACTCATAGTGGATTCTTGATTCATACTCTCAATGAGTTTGGCAATGATTGTGATATAACTGTGAAGAGTGAAATATGCAGACC ATTCACCAATTGCGAACTTCGATCAGTGGTCATTGTTGACAGAAG AATGATCGGTTCACATTCTTCAACGACTGATTATCCTGGAAAAATTCCTCGTGGACCCGACGCCCCCAGTGATGATGCTGATGAGATATAG
- the LOC140877123 gene encoding uncharacterized protein isoform X2, with protein MKEEWGLEKMGRPRNFRKLLNKLCGCVFGQTTGVAQNSGIGAMSPPLGVHLSIQDRHVVVDNGILQVTLSNPEGIVTGVCYNGIDNLLEVLNDESNRGYWDVVWNALDGSGKAGVFEVIKATNFTVIKESEEQVEISFSRPWDPSLEGRLVPLNIDKRFILLRGCSGFYTYAIYEHIGSKEWPAFSLGETRIAFKLRKDKFHYMALADNRQRNMPLPDDRLPGRGQALVYPEAVLLVNPVDPELKGEVDDKYQYSCDNKDLNVHGWISVDPPVGFWQITPSDEFRSGGPLKQNLTSHVGPTTLAVFLSAHYAGDDLVPKFGQGEPWKKVFGPVFVYVNSVMDGENPLSLWDDAKQQLSVEVQSWPYTFPASEDFQSSDHRGNVRGKLWVLDRYASDDNIPANGAYIGLAAPGEVGSWQRECKDYQFWTRADENGYFSINNIRTGDYNLYAWVPGFIGDYRNGSSITITPGYDLDMGDIVYEPPRDGLTLWEIGIPDRSAAEFYVPDPDPKYINKLYANHPDRFRQYGLWDRYSELYPSQDLVYTIGKSDYGKDWFFAHVNRKKEDNTYQGTTWQIKFTLESVVDNGTYKLRVALASASLAELQVRINNPDTNRPLFSSGLIGRDNAIARHGIHGLYRLYNVDIKGASLVEGENTIYLTQPRSASPFQGLMYDYIRLEAPSSDY; from the exons ATGAAAGAGGAGTGGGGATTGGAAAAAATGGGCCGTCCCCGAAATTTCAGGAAATTACTGAACAAATTATGTGGATGTGTATTTGGGCAAACTACAG GTGTTGCGCAAAATAGTGGAATTGGAGCCATGTCACCTCCTTTAGGGGTTCATTTGTCTATTCAAGATCGTCAT GTGGTAGTGGACAATGGCATACTTCAGGTCACATTATCTAACCCAGAAGGAATTGTTACTGGAGTATGCTACAACGGTATTGACAATTTGCTAGAGGTTCTGAATGATGAGTCTAACAGAGG GTACTGGGATGTTGTGTGGAATGCTCTAGATGGAAGTGGCAAAGCAGGAGTCTTTGAAGT GATCAAGGCAACAAATTTTACAGTTATAAAGGAGAGTGAGGAACAAGTGGAGATTTCTTTTTCAAGACCATGGGATCCCTCTCTCGAAGGCAGGCTTGTTCCCTTAAATATAGACAAAAG GTTTATTTTGCTGCGAGGCTGCTCTGGATTCTACACTTATGCAATATATGAACACATTGGCTCAAAGGAATGGCCTGCTTTCAGCCTTGGTGAAACCAGGATTGCTTTTAAACTTCGGAAAGACAA GTTTCACTACATGGCACTGGCAGACAACAGACAGAGAAACATGCCACTACCCGATGATCGATTACCTGGAAGAGGCCAAGCCCTTGTCTATCCAGAGGCAGTCCTTCTTGTTAACCCTGTGGATCCTGAGCTAAAAGGAGAA GTTGATGACAAGTACCAGTACTCCTGTGATAACAAAGACCTAAATGTCCATGGCTGGATATCGGTAGACCCTCCTGTGGGATTCTGGCAGATCACCCCAAGTGACGAGTTCCGTTCCGGCGGGCCTCTCAAACAGAATCTTACCTCCCATGTGGGACCCACTACGCTCGCT GTGTTTCTTAGTGCTCACTATGCTGGGGATGATCTGGTTCCGAAATTTGGTCAGGGCGAGCCGTGGAAGAAGGTTTTTGGCCCTGTTTTCGTCTATGTTAACTCTGTGATGGATGGAGAGAACCCTTTAAGCCTATGGGATGATGCAAAACAACAG TTGTCAGTTGAGGTCCAAAGCTGGCCATACACTTTTCCAGCATCCGAGGACTTCCAATCATCTGACCATCGTGGTAATGTCAGAGGAAAATTATGGGTTTTAGACAG GTATGCTAGCGACGATAATATTCCAGCAAATGGTGCATATATTGGGTTGGCTGCTCCAGGAGAGGTGGGATCCTGGCAAAGAGAATGCAAG GACTATCAATTTTGGACAAGAGCAGATGAGAATGGCTATTTTTCCATCAACAATATTCGCACTGGTGACTACAATCTCTATGCATGGGTCCCTGGTTTTATTGGAGATTATCGAAATGGAAGTTCCATTACCATTACCCCAG gttacgatcttgacatgggtGATATTGTTTATGAGCCTCCTAGAGATGGCCTGACGTTGTGGGAAATAGGCATTCCCGATCGTTCTGCTGCAGAGTTTTATGTTCCTGATCCTGACCCAAAATACATCAACAAACTTTATGCTAATCATCCAGACAG GTTTAGGCAGTATGGACTGTGGGATAGGTACTCCGAGTTATATCCCAGTCAAGACTTGGTGTACACAATTGGAAAAAGTGATTATGGAAAAGATTGGTTTTTTGCACATGTTAACAG GAAGAAAGAAGACAACACCTATCAAGGAACTACTTGGCAGATCAAGTTCACTCTTGAATCTGTTGTCGATAATGGAACATATAAACTTCGCGTGGCGCTGGCATCAGCTTCTCTCGCTGAACTCCAG GTTCGAATCAACAATCCCGACACAAACCGTCCTTTATTTTCAAGCGGTCTGATTGGAAGGGACAATGCCATCGCGAGGCACGGGATTCATGGGCTCTACCGGCTGTACAATGTAGATATAAAGGGTGCCTCGCTTGTTGAAGGGGAGAATACCATATACTTGACCCAACCAAGGAGTGCGAGTCCCTTCCAGGGGCTTATGTATGATTACATTAGGCTTGAAGCTCCATCCTCCGACTATTGA
- the LOC140877123 gene encoding uncharacterized protein isoform X1, which produces MKEEWGLEKMGRPRNFRKLLNKLCGCVFGQTTGVAQNSGIGAMSPPLGVHLSIQDRHVVVDNGILQVTLSNPEGIVTGVCYNGIDNLLEVLNDESNRGYWDVVWNALDGSGKAGVFEVIKATNFTVIKESEEQVEISFSRPWDPSLEGRLVPLNIDKRFILLRGCSGFYTYAIYEHIGSKEWPAFSLGETRIAFKLRKDKFHYMALADNRQRNMPLPDDRLPGRGQALVYPEAVLLVNPVDPELKGEVDDKYQYSCDNKDLNVHGWISVDPPVGFWQITPSDEFRSGGPLKQNLTSHVGPTTLAVFLSAHYAGDDLVPKFGQGEPWKKVFGPVFVYVNSVMDGENPLSLWDDAKQQLSVEVQSWPYTFPASEDFQSSDHRGNVRGKLWVLDRYASDDNIPANGAYIGLAAPGEVGSWQRECKDYQFWTRADENGYLILISPINCQQDYQFWTRADENGYFSINNIRTGDYNLYAWVPGFIGDYRNGSSITITPGYDLDMGDIVYEPPRDGLTLWEIGIPDRSAAEFYVPDPDPKYINKLYANHPDRFRQYGLWDRYSELYPSQDLVYTIGKSDYGKDWFFAHVNRKKEDNTYQGTTWQIKFTLESVVDNGTYKLRVALASASLAELQVRINNPDTNRPLFSSGLIGRDNAIARHGIHGLYRLYNVDIKGASLVEGENTIYLTQPRSASPFQGLMYDYIRLEAPSSDY; this is translated from the exons ATGAAAGAGGAGTGGGGATTGGAAAAAATGGGCCGTCCCCGAAATTTCAGGAAATTACTGAACAAATTATGTGGATGTGTATTTGGGCAAACTACAG GTGTTGCGCAAAATAGTGGAATTGGAGCCATGTCACCTCCTTTAGGGGTTCATTTGTCTATTCAAGATCGTCAT GTGGTAGTGGACAATGGCATACTTCAGGTCACATTATCTAACCCAGAAGGAATTGTTACTGGAGTATGCTACAACGGTATTGACAATTTGCTAGAGGTTCTGAATGATGAGTCTAACAGAGG GTACTGGGATGTTGTGTGGAATGCTCTAGATGGAAGTGGCAAAGCAGGAGTCTTTGAAGT GATCAAGGCAACAAATTTTACAGTTATAAAGGAGAGTGAGGAACAAGTGGAGATTTCTTTTTCAAGACCATGGGATCCCTCTCTCGAAGGCAGGCTTGTTCCCTTAAATATAGACAAAAG GTTTATTTTGCTGCGAGGCTGCTCTGGATTCTACACTTATGCAATATATGAACACATTGGCTCAAAGGAATGGCCTGCTTTCAGCCTTGGTGAAACCAGGATTGCTTTTAAACTTCGGAAAGACAA GTTTCACTACATGGCACTGGCAGACAACAGACAGAGAAACATGCCACTACCCGATGATCGATTACCTGGAAGAGGCCAAGCCCTTGTCTATCCAGAGGCAGTCCTTCTTGTTAACCCTGTGGATCCTGAGCTAAAAGGAGAA GTTGATGACAAGTACCAGTACTCCTGTGATAACAAAGACCTAAATGTCCATGGCTGGATATCGGTAGACCCTCCTGTGGGATTCTGGCAGATCACCCCAAGTGACGAGTTCCGTTCCGGCGGGCCTCTCAAACAGAATCTTACCTCCCATGTGGGACCCACTACGCTCGCT GTGTTTCTTAGTGCTCACTATGCTGGGGATGATCTGGTTCCGAAATTTGGTCAGGGCGAGCCGTGGAAGAAGGTTTTTGGCCCTGTTTTCGTCTATGTTAACTCTGTGATGGATGGAGAGAACCCTTTAAGCCTATGGGATGATGCAAAACAACAG TTGTCAGTTGAGGTCCAAAGCTGGCCATACACTTTTCCAGCATCCGAGGACTTCCAATCATCTGACCATCGTGGTAATGTCAGAGGAAAATTATGGGTTTTAGACAG GTATGCTAGCGACGATAATATTCCAGCAAATGGTGCATATATTGGGTTGGCTGCTCCAGGAGAGGTGGGATCCTGGCAAAGAGAATGCAAG GACTATCAATTTTGGACAAGAGCAGATGAGAATGGCTATTTAATACTGATTTCACCAATTAACTGTCAACAGGACTATCAATTTTGGACAAGAGCAGATGAGAATGGCTATTTTTCCATCAACAATATTCGCACTGGTGACTACAATCTCTATGCATGGGTCCCTGGTTTTATTGGAGATTATCGAAATGGAAGTTCCATTACCATTACCCCAG gttacgatcttgacatgggtGATATTGTTTATGAGCCTCCTAGAGATGGCCTGACGTTGTGGGAAATAGGCATTCCCGATCGTTCTGCTGCAGAGTTTTATGTTCCTGATCCTGACCCAAAATACATCAACAAACTTTATGCTAATCATCCAGACAG GTTTAGGCAGTATGGACTGTGGGATAGGTACTCCGAGTTATATCCCAGTCAAGACTTGGTGTACACAATTGGAAAAAGTGATTATGGAAAAGATTGGTTTTTTGCACATGTTAACAG GAAGAAAGAAGACAACACCTATCAAGGAACTACTTGGCAGATCAAGTTCACTCTTGAATCTGTTGTCGATAATGGAACATATAAACTTCGCGTGGCGCTGGCATCAGCTTCTCTCGCTGAACTCCAG GTTCGAATCAACAATCCCGACACAAACCGTCCTTTATTTTCAAGCGGTCTGATTGGAAGGGACAATGCCATCGCGAGGCACGGGATTCATGGGCTCTACCGGCTGTACAATGTAGATATAAAGGGTGCCTCGCTTGTTGAAGGGGAGAATACCATATACTTGACCCAACCAAGGAGTGCGAGTCCCTTCCAGGGGCTTATGTATGATTACATTAGGCTTGAAGCTCCATCCTCCGACTATTGA
- the LOC140881585 gene encoding transport inhibitor response 1-like protein produces MSGSWGHSNLCEMSEDQEQTAPDLSIQMTPSPDQVLEIVLETVLCFLTSRHDRNAASLVCKSWYRAEALTRSELFIGNCYSVSPQRVTHRFRQVKSVSVKGKPRFSDFSLLPRNWGANFAPWLVSMVDVYRGLEKVYLKRMCVTDNDLAFLAHYFPTLKDVVLVCCEGFGTSGLAFVATECRNIRVLDLIDCDVSDDEEDWISCFPDHSTSLESLTFDCVASPINFEALERLVIRSPSLKKLSLNEYITIGQLYRLMVRAPQLTHLGTGSFCPSEIVAHGEQEPDYASAFAACKSLVCLSGFKEIVPDYIAALIPVCANLVTLNFSYANINAEQFKSVVCRCVKLKSLWVLDSVTDEGLQAVAATCKDLLELRVFPTDAAEDLDGPVSEVGLLAISVGCRKLQSILYFCQRMTNAAVIAMSNNCPDLEVFRLCIIGIHRPDPITGEAMDEGFGAIVKNCKKLTRLAVSGLLTDKAFSYIGQYGKLLRTLSVAFAGNSDLGLRYVLEGCSMLRKLEIRDSPFGDLALNAGLHHYYNMRFLWMSSCKVTHKACEQIAQQLPRLVVEMISRDEDKDETSEYVETLYMYRSLEGPRADAPGFVHIL; encoded by the exons ATGAGTGGAAGCTGGGGCCACAGTAATCTATGTGAAATGTCGGAAGATCAAGAGCAGACGGCACCGGATCTGTCCATTCAAATGACGCCTAGCCCAGATCAAGTTCTTGAAATCGTACTGGAAACCGTACTCTGCTTCTTGACCTCCAGGCATGATCGCAACGCCGCGTCCCTCGTCTGCAAATCTTGGTACCGTGCGGAGGCTCTGACCAGATCCGAGCTGTTCATCGGCAACTGCTACTCGGTTTCACCACAAAGAGTCACTCATCGTTTCAGGCAGGTTAAGTCGGTGAGTGTTAAAGGGAAGCCCAGATTCTCTGACTTCAGTTTGTTACCGCGGAACTGGGGTGCGAATTTTGCTCCTTGGCTGGTTTCGATGGTCGATGTTTACCGTGGGCTTGAGAAGGTGTACTTGAAGCGCATGTGCGTCACGGATAATGATCTTGCGTTTTTGGCTCATTATTTTCCTACTCTGAAAGACGTCGTCTTGGTTTGTTGTGAAGGTTTTGGAACTAGTGGGCTTGCGTTTGTTGCCACTGAGTGCAG GAACATTAGGGTTCTTGATCTTATTGATTGTGATGTTTCGGATGATGAAGAAGATTGGATTTCATGTTTTCCTGACCACTCAACTAGTCTTGAGTCCTTGACTTTTGACTGCGTTGCATCTCCCATTAACTTTGAGGCATTGGAGCGTCTAGTAATCAGATCACCTTCATTGAAGAAACTCAGCTTAAATGAATATATTACGATAGGACAGCTTTATCGCTTGATGGTTCGGGCTCCGCAGCTGACCCATCTTGGAACAGGCTCCTTTTGCCCCTCAGAGATTGTTGCCCATGGTGAACAAGAACCAGATTATGCATCTGCCTTTGCTGCTTGTAAATCACTTGTCTGTTTATCCGGTTTCAAGGAAATTGTTCCTGATTATATCGCCGCCCTGATTCCTGTTTGTGCTAACCTAGTTACTTTAAATTTTAGCTATGCAAACATCAATGCAGAACAATTTAAGTCGGTTGTATGTCGATGCGTCAAACTTAAGTCACTCTGG GTGCTTGATTCAGTTACTGATGAAGGGCTTCAGGCTGTTGCTGCAACGTGCAAAGACCTCTTAGAACTTCGGGTTTTCCCAACTGATGCAGCGGAGGATTTAGATGGCCCCGTGTCTGAAGTTGGTCTCCTGGCAATTTCGGTAGGTTGTAGGAAATTGCAGTCTATCTTATATTTTTGCCAGCGAATGACCAATGCAGCCGTAATTGCCATGTCAAATAACTGTCCCGATCTTGAAGTATTCCGTCTGTGCATAATTGGAATACATAGACCCGACCCCATTACTGGTGAGGCAATGGATGAAGGTTTTGGAGCCATTGTCAAGAATTGCAAAAAACTCACCCGGCTTGCTGTATCTGGTCTGTTGACTGACAAAGCATTCAGTTATATTGGACAGTATGGGAAATTATTGCGAACATTATCTGTTGCTTTTGCCGGGAACAGCGACCTGGGTCTCAGATATGTGCTGGAAGGGTGCTCTATGTTGCGGAAACTTGAAATTAGGGATAGTCCGTTTGGAGATTTAGCTTTAAATGCTGGTTTGCATCATTATTACAACATGAGATTCTTGTGGATGTCATCTTGTAAAGTTACGCACAAAGCTTGTGAGCAAATTGCTCAGCAATTACCCCGCCTAGTAGTGGAAATGATTAGTAGGGATGAGGATAAGGACGAGACGAGTGAGTACGTGGAGACACTCTACATGTATCGATCTCTCGAAGGGCCTAGGGCTGATGCACCAGGGTTTGTGCACATTTTGTGA